One Chryseobacterium sp. StRB126 genomic region harbors:
- a CDS encoding Crp/Fnr family transcriptional regulator: MFEHIKNRFPFPKEKWRKFIGSFERMEVPAKTLLLNEGEVSNNAFYLEKGIVRAWYNNDGKDVTFQFFLENTMFSSLESFKKGLPSMVSFETVEPCILYKIRKPDVETFLDEVYENPELRTFFMDALFERIFDYMKHFFSFIKDTPQQRYIQLSQQKPEIIKRVPQHYIASYLGITTVHLSRIKSKILKENNS; the protein is encoded by the coding sequence ATGTTTGAACATATTAAAAACAGGTTTCCCTTTCCAAAAGAAAAATGGAGAAAATTTATAGGTAGCTTTGAGCGCATGGAAGTTCCGGCCAAAACTTTGCTTTTGAACGAAGGTGAAGTTTCAAATAATGCCTTCTATCTGGAAAAAGGAATTGTGAGAGCATGGTATAATAATGATGGTAAGGACGTTACCTTTCAGTTTTTTCTGGAAAACACCATGTTTTCATCCCTCGAAAGCTTTAAAAAAGGGCTTCCCAGTATGGTTTCTTTTGAAACTGTAGAACCTTGTATTTTATATAAAATTAGAAAACCTGATGTAGAAACATTTCTGGATGAAGTTTACGAGAATCCTGAACTCAGAACCTTTTTTATGGACGCTCTTTTCGAAAGAATCTTCGATTATATGAAACATTTCTTTTCATTCATAAAAGACACTCCCCAACAGCGTTACATCCAGCTTTCACAACAAAAACCTGAAATTATCAAAAGAGTTCCCCAGCATTATATCGCTTCGTATTTAGGAATTACAACAGTACATCTCAGCAGGATAAAAAGTAAAATATTGAAAGAAAATAATTCTTAG
- the feoB gene encoding ferrous iron transport protein B: protein MQANKKKQILLVGNPNVGKSTIFNALCNKKQKTGNYAGVTVASHSGNYTHKNEDVEVIDLPGSYSVYPSSEDEAIFSKYLLDEQKNYAGVVYILEALSLKRGLLLFQQIQDLGIPMILIVNQIDQAERRGITIDIQKFSEALGIKIIQTNAKEQIGIHEMKDAVLNNEFVKTEKASFEIPNEHRDFIQKLVSHKGFDNEYKAWMSLSLGTDLGKIESVMDQINESDAKSLVPKRLQVQETVRRYQNVDKILENVISKKLQFKELLTEKLDKVLVHKFWGYVVFLLILLVIFQSVFFLAEYPMSWIEESFSWLAAFTSEHLPEGPINSLISNGIVPGIGGIVVFAPQIGILLYFLYLLEDSGYMARVVFLMDRLLRPFGLNGKSIVPLVSGTACAIPAVISTRNIENVKERLLTILVTPFMTCSARLPVYSIIIGLIISEGSFLGIKYKALVLMGMYLLGFLVALFSAAILKGFIKDKGKTYLVMDLPAYKKPLFGYDFKMVLGKVWDFITGAGKIIFIVSIIIWVLSYFGPKQKADEFVASDVHLDHSYLAKMGKGIEPLIAPLGYDWKMGVGILTSFVAREVFVGTMSTLYSLEDDAPEVKVIDKMRRDVKPNGEKVFSFATGISVLLFYAFAMQCVSTLAVVYRETKSWKWTGFQVAMMTGLAYFVSMIVYQILK from the coding sequence ATGCAGGCAAACAAGAAAAAACAGATACTTTTAGTCGGGAACCCTAATGTAGGAAAGTCAACGATTTTTAATGCTCTTTGTAATAAAAAGCAGAAAACCGGAAATTATGCTGGTGTTACCGTTGCAAGTCACTCGGGAAACTATACCCATAAAAATGAGGACGTTGAAGTGATTGACCTTCCGGGTTCTTACAGCGTTTATCCAAGTTCTGAAGATGAAGCGATTTTCTCAAAATACCTTCTGGATGAGCAGAAAAACTACGCAGGAGTTGTTTATATTCTTGAAGCATTAAGTTTAAAAAGAGGCCTTCTTCTATTCCAGCAGATTCAGGATCTTGGGATTCCGATGATTCTGATCGTTAACCAGATTGACCAGGCCGAAAGAAGAGGCATTACGATAGATATTCAAAAATTTTCAGAGGCATTAGGGATTAAGATCATTCAAACCAATGCTAAGGAACAGATTGGAATCCATGAAATGAAAGATGCGGTTCTTAACAATGAATTTGTAAAGACAGAGAAAGCATCCTTTGAAATTCCTAATGAGCACAGAGATTTCATTCAAAAACTGGTATCTCACAAAGGCTTTGATAATGAATATAAGGCTTGGATGAGCCTTTCTTTGGGAACGGATCTTGGTAAAATAGAATCTGTTATGGATCAGATCAATGAGTCTGATGCTAAAAGCTTGGTTCCGAAAAGATTACAGGTTCAGGAAACTGTTAGGAGATACCAGAATGTAGATAAAATACTGGAGAATGTCATCTCCAAGAAACTTCAGTTCAAAGAATTGTTAACAGAAAAGCTGGATAAGGTTTTGGTTCACAAGTTCTGGGGGTATGTGGTTTTCTTATTGATCTTACTGGTTATCTTCCAAAGTGTTTTCTTTCTGGCAGAATATCCGATGAGCTGGATTGAGGAATCTTTCTCATGGCTGGCCGCTTTTACCAGTGAGCACCTTCCGGAAGGACCGATTAATTCATTGATCTCCAACGGAATTGTTCCGGGAATCGGAGGAATTGTAGTTTTTGCACCACAGATTGGGATTCTGCTGTATTTCCTTTATCTGTTGGAAGATTCAGGATATATGGCAAGAGTTGTTTTCCTGATGGACAGGCTTCTTCGTCCTTTTGGATTGAACGGAAAAAGTATCGTTCCTCTTGTTTCAGGAACTGCCTGTGCAATTCCGGCCGTTATTTCCACAAGAAATATAGAGAACGTTAAAGAAAGATTGCTTACGATATTGGTAACACCGTTTATGACATGTTCTGCAAGGCTTCCGGTATACAGTATCATTATCGGATTAATTATTTCAGAAGGATCATTTTTAGGAATAAAATATAAAGCTTTGGTGCTGATGGGAATGTATCTGTTAGGATTTTTAGTAGCATTATTTTCCGCAGCAATTCTTAAAGGATTTATTAAAGATAAAGGGAAAACCTACTTGGTAATGGACCTTCCTGCCTATAAAAAACCACTTTTCGGTTATGACTTTAAAATGGTTTTAGGTAAGGTGTGGGATTTCATCACCGGAGCAGGGAAAATAATCTTCATTGTAAGTATTATAATCTGGGTTTTAAGCTATTTCGGGCCTAAACAAAAAGCAGATGAGTTTGTTGCGTCAGATGTTCATTTAGACCATTCTTATCTGGCTAAAATGGGTAAAGGAATCGAACCTTTAATTGCTCCATTAGGATACGACTGGAAAATGGGAGTAGGAATCCTGACCAGCTTTGTAGCCAGAGAAGTATTCGTAGGAACAATGTCAACGCTCTACAGCCTTGAAGATGATGCTCCGGAAGTAAAAGTGATTGATAAAATGAGAAGAGATGTAAAGCCAAACGGAGAAAAAGTCTTCAGCTTTGCAACCGGAATTTCCGTTCTTCTGTTCTACGCATTTGCAATGCAGTGTGTTTCTACACTGGCAGTAGTCTATAGAGAAACCAAAAGCTGGAAATGGACCGGCTTTCAGGTGGCTATGATGACAGGTTTGGCATATTTTGTGTCGATGATAGTATATCAAATTTTAAAATAA
- a CDS encoding DUF4421 family protein, with the protein MSLIRIGVVVVFSMLAIRVSAQTDTTNIKSYADQVMIRANLDTNLESFVFTEDEDGNQKQQIFSINNKTKVSLSVDYRIISATLSFAPKFFSGNNDNDLKGSSSYTDFSIRFFPKRFIQTLYYKNVKGFYIENMKEVFPAWKDGDPYTQFPDLRVQSFGGSTSYILNKNFSARSIYTQGEWQKKSSGSWIPFLDYDLTIFRNKVEGRNLKETQYKIGANMGYFYNWVLGKNVNIAPYLALGLGGKFSTYQNVQGDGTRTNAQYLTLRMEGGLHVGYNTDRFLFGGKMNFSAYAYNQTRNQLVQNNSVYGLLYIGYRFAPPRVVENTYDKIQKKIPVL; encoded by the coding sequence TTGAGTCTTATAAGGATAGGAGTTGTTGTAGTGTTTTCTATGTTGGCTATTCGGGTCAGTGCACAAACAGATACAACAAATATTAAATCTTATGCGGATCAGGTGATGATTCGCGCCAATCTTGATACTAATCTTGAAAGCTTTGTTTTTACGGAAGATGAAGATGGAAATCAAAAACAACAGATCTTCTCCATCAACAATAAGACAAAAGTCTCCCTATCTGTTGATTATAGGATTATAAGTGCCACTTTATCATTTGCACCCAAATTTTTTTCAGGGAATAACGACAATGATCTGAAAGGAAGCAGTTCTTATACAGACTTCAGCATTAGATTTTTCCCCAAAAGATTTATTCAAACCCTTTATTATAAAAATGTAAAAGGCTTCTACATTGAAAATATGAAAGAGGTCTTTCCGGCTTGGAAGGATGGCGATCCTTATACACAATTTCCTGACTTAAGGGTGCAAAGCTTTGGCGGTTCTACGTCTTATATTCTTAATAAAAATTTTTCCGCAAGAAGCATCTACACCCAGGGTGAATGGCAAAAGAAGAGTAGTGGCAGCTGGATTCCGTTTCTCGACTATGATCTAACCATTTTTAGAAATAAAGTAGAAGGGCGGAATCTAAAAGAAACTCAATATAAAATTGGAGCCAATATGGGCTATTTCTACAATTGGGTACTTGGAAAAAATGTAAATATTGCCCCTTATTTGGCACTTGGATTGGGTGGAAAATTTTCAACATATCAAAATGTTCAAGGTGATGGCACAAGAACAAATGCCCAATATCTTACCTTAAGAATGGAAGGCGGCCTGCACGTAGGATACAATACAGACAGATTTCTGTTTGGCGGGAAAATGAATTTCAGCGCGTATGCCTATAATCAGACGAGAAACCAGCTGGTACAAAATAACAGTGTGTACGGTTTGCTATACATTGGTTATCGTTTTGCACCCCCAAGAGTGGTAGAGAATACGTATGATAAAATTCAAAAAAAGATCCCTGTTTTATAA
- the glmM gene encoding phosphoglucosamine mutase, which translates to MSLIKSISGIRGTIGGKVNDNLTPLDVVKFASAFGTWLQNNKNKKDLTLIIGRDARISGQMVSSLVTATLQGLGINVVDLGLSTTPTVEIMVPELKADGGIILTASHNPKQWNALKLLNEKGEFITGENGAEVLALAESEDFNYAEVDDLGKYETRDDAFDIHIQQILDLPMVDAEAIKAKNFKVVLDAVNSTGGIAIPMLLDKLGCETVKLYCEPTGHFPHNPEPLKEHLGDICELVKKENADLGVVVDPDVDRLALIDEKGEMFGEEYTLVAVADYLLKNKNGVAISNLSSSRALRDVAQSHNSEYFASAVGEVNVVTLMKEKNAVIGGEGNGGIIYPDLHYGRDSLVGVALFLTHLAKENKTVSELRAGYPSYFMGKKKIELTPEIDVDAILSKMEKEYENEEVSTVDGVKIDFENNWVHLRKSNTEPIIRIYTEAKSQEEADKLGDDIIAKIKSLI; encoded by the coding sequence ATGTCGTTAATAAAATCTATTTCGGGAATTCGCGGAACCATAGGAGGAAAAGTAAATGATAACTTAACACCTCTTGACGTGGTAAAATTCGCTTCCGCATTCGGAACATGGCTTCAGAATAATAAAAATAAAAAAGACTTAACCCTTATCATCGGAAGAGATGCTAGAATCTCTGGCCAGATGGTTTCTTCGCTGGTTACAGCAACATTACAGGGATTAGGTATCAATGTGGTTGATTTAGGTCTTTCTACAACGCCCACCGTTGAAATAATGGTTCCTGAATTGAAAGCAGACGGAGGAATTATCCTTACCGCATCCCACAATCCAAAACAGTGGAATGCCCTTAAGCTTTTAAACGAAAAAGGAGAATTCATTACTGGTGAAAACGGAGCAGAAGTTCTTGCTTTAGCAGAAAGTGAAGATTTCAATTATGCAGAAGTAGACGATCTTGGAAAATATGAAACAAGAGATGATGCTTTTGATATCCATATTCAGCAGATTCTTGATTTACCCATGGTAGACGCTGAAGCTATTAAAGCTAAAAACTTTAAAGTAGTATTAGATGCTGTAAATTCTACAGGAGGAATTGCTATTCCAATGTTATTAGATAAATTAGGTTGTGAAACCGTTAAATTATATTGTGAACCAACGGGTCATTTCCCACACAATCCGGAACCTTTGAAAGAACATTTGGGAGATATCTGCGAACTGGTTAAAAAAGAGAATGCAGATTTAGGAGTTGTGGTGGATCCGGATGTAGACAGATTAGCCCTGATTGATGAAAAAGGAGAAATGTTCGGTGAAGAATATACATTGGTAGCCGTAGCAGATTATCTGTTGAAAAATAAAAATGGTGTAGCTATCTCTAATCTTTCTTCAAGCCGTGCGTTGAGAGACGTTGCCCAGTCTCATAATTCAGAATACTTTGCAAGTGCGGTAGGAGAAGTAAATGTAGTCACTTTAATGAAAGAGAAAAACGCTGTAATTGGTGGCGAAGGAAACGGAGGAATTATCTATCCTGATCTTCACTACGGAAGAGATTCTTTAGTAGGGGTCGCGTTATTCCTAACTCATTTGGCAAAGGAGAATAAAACTGTTTCTGAGCTAAGAGCAGGATATCCAAGCTATTTTATGGGGAAAAAGAAAATAGAACTAACTCCGGAAATTGATGTAGATGCTATCCTGAGCAAAATGGAAAAAGAATACGAAAATGAAGAGGTTTCTACCGTTGATGGCGTTAAAATAGACTTTGAAAACAATTGGGTTCACCTTAGAAAATCCAACACAGAGCCAATCATCAGAATTTATACAGAAGCTAAATCTCAGGAAGAAGCAGATAAGTTGGGAGATGATATTATTGCTAAGATTAAAAGTTTAATTTAA
- a CDS encoding tetratricopeptide repeat protein — protein MEEYFGNELVKKFEEMMENNDEFYFDTEELEDIIVYYLELGDFNYADMAVNYGLKLHPNSLDIKIKRLEILLEWEEYNTAKDLIDELKGSSMEHTDFLVCYAKYYSNLGNPRKSIEICKKALTLEEEENFLHNFIADEYINLGDPFNALKHYRKALKEDPSDEYSLENAMVCFSDLNKSEEAIAFLNEYLDEFPYSETAWFEYGQFYFNRKNFDEAIKGYDYLLAINSNSVGVYANKAACYEALGQYQKAIDTYEEMLELEYTKAFTFYKIGLCNKALKQPILALNSFQKSLREDPQFYLAMMEQSYLYEEMGGMSEALHFAKEATQLNENNLDYQKRLAFLFIDSGKFEESLSCLKKLVDAEPSRFYNWYAYSEVLMLVGEYEDAVTVLNAAIKYHDRAELYYQLSNCFFNLKDQDKGMESLQKALELDPSLVKDMQKKYPFIKEEVKKVKVSKVKKKN, from the coding sequence TTGGAAGAGTATTTTGGAAATGAACTTGTAAAAAAGTTCGAAGAAATGATGGAAAACAATGACGAATTCTACTTCGATACCGAAGAGCTGGAAGATATCATTGTTTATTATTTGGAGCTTGGTGATTTTAATTACGCTGATATGGCTGTTAATTATGGACTGAAGCTTCACCCCAATTCATTAGATATCAAGATCAAAAGACTTGAAATTCTTCTGGAGTGGGAAGAATATAATACGGCGAAAGATCTTATTGATGAGCTGAAAGGCTCCTCTATGGAACATACAGACTTTTTAGTTTGCTACGCGAAGTATTATTCGAACCTGGGTAACCCTAGAAAATCCATTGAAATCTGCAAAAAAGCCCTTACGCTGGAGGAAGAAGAAAATTTCCTTCACAACTTTATTGCGGATGAATATATAAATCTGGGAGATCCCTTTAACGCTCTTAAACATTACAGAAAAGCACTTAAAGAAGATCCTTCGGACGAATATTCGTTGGAAAACGCAATGGTGTGTTTCAGTGACCTGAATAAGAGTGAGGAGGCGATTGCCTTTCTTAATGAATATTTAGACGAATTCCCTTATTCCGAAACTGCTTGGTTTGAATACGGACAATTCTACTTCAACAGAAAGAACTTTGATGAAGCCATAAAAGGATATGATTATCTATTGGCTATCAATTCAAATTCTGTAGGCGTATATGCTAATAAAGCAGCTTGTTATGAAGCTTTAGGACAATACCAGAAAGCCATTGATACTTATGAGGAAATGCTTGAACTGGAATATACCAAAGCATTTACCTTCTATAAAATCGGATTGTGTAATAAAGCATTAAAGCAGCCTATTTTGGCTTTAAATTCATTCCAGAAATCATTGAGAGAAGACCCTCAGTTTTATCTGGCGATGATGGAACAGTCTTATTTATACGAAGAAATGGGCGGAATGTCTGAAGCTCTTCATTTTGCCAAAGAAGCAACACAGCTGAATGAAAATAATCTTGACTATCAAAAAAGATTAGCATTCCTGTTCATTGATTCCGGGAAATTTGAAGAAAGTCTTTCCTGTCTTAAAAAGCTGGTAGACGCTGAGCCGTCAAGATTTTATAATTGGTATGCCTACTCAGAAGTTCTGATGCTTGTAGGAGAATATGAAGATGCTGTAACTGTCTTAAATGCAGCAATAAAGTATCATGACAGGGCAGAGTTGTATTATCAGTTAAGTAACTGTTTTTTCAATCTGAAAGATCAGGATAAAGGAATGGAATCACTTCAGAAAGCTTTAGAACTGGATCCGTCTCTGGTAAAGGATATGCAAAAGAAATATCCTTTCATCAAAGAAGAAGTAAAAAAGGTGAAGGTGAGTAAAGTGAAGAAAAAGAATTAA
- a CDS encoding zinc-binding alcohol dehydrogenase family protein — protein sequence MKAAVVFEKGSTPQYADFPEPEISNENEVLVIVKAASIKNLDKARASGKHYSTGNAAHQPVIVGSDGVGHLEDGSKVYFFSKKGTVAEKAIANLQMIVPVPEGLDLSIAAALPNAVMGSAMALKFKAGIQPGNVVLVNGATGITGRIAVQIAKVYGASKIIVTGRNEESLQALLELGADEVVSLQLNDEDFKKKIKEIHSESPVDIVIDYIWGHSVEMILSAFKGDGTFSHKTKLITIGGMSSDIIQLSSQILRATDIQISGSGLGSWTKEESALLFSEIIPEMFQAAVEGKIKIETENVDIKNIEAVWNAETQTGKRLVVRI from the coding sequence ATGAAAGCAGCAGTCGTATTTGAAAAAGGGAGTACTCCTCAGTATGCCGATTTTCCAGAACCGGAAATATCAAACGAAAACGAAGTATTGGTGATTGTAAAAGCAGCATCTATTAAAAATCTTGATAAAGCAAGAGCCAGCGGAAAACATTATTCTACAGGAAATGCAGCCCATCAGCCAGTAATTGTAGGGTCAGACGGAGTAGGCCATCTTGAAGATGGATCCAAAGTTTATTTTTTCAGTAAAAAAGGAACCGTGGCAGAAAAGGCAATCGCCAATCTGCAAATGATAGTACCTGTTCCTGAAGGCTTGGATCTCTCTATAGCGGCGGCTCTTCCTAATGCAGTGATGGGATCAGCGATGGCATTAAAATTCAAAGCAGGTATACAGCCCGGAAATGTTGTTCTTGTAAATGGAGCTACAGGAATTACGGGAAGAATAGCTGTTCAGATTGCCAAAGTATATGGAGCCTCAAAAATTATTGTTACCGGAAGAAATGAAGAATCCTTGCAAGCCCTTCTTGAACTTGGAGCCGATGAGGTGGTTTCTCTCCAATTAAATGATGAAGATTTTAAAAAGAAAATAAAGGAAATTCACAGTGAAAGTCCTGTTGATATCGTTATCGACTACATCTGGGGACACTCTGTAGAAATGATTTTATCAGCATTTAAGGGTGATGGAACATTTTCCCATAAAACGAAACTGATTACAATAGGTGGAATGAGTAGTGATATTATCCAATTATCTTCACAAATTCTTAGAGCAACAGATATTCAGATTTCAGGATCGGGGTTGGGAAGCTGGACGAAAGAAGAATCTGCACTTTTATTTTCCGAAATTATACCCGAAATGTTCCAGGCTGCTGTGGAAGGGAAAATAAAAATAGAAACCGAAAATGTTGATATAAAAAATATCGAAGCGGTGTGGAATGCTGAGACACAAACCGGAAAAAGGCTCGTAGTAAGAATTTAG